The following are encoded in a window of Echeneis naucrates chromosome 19, fEcheNa1.1, whole genome shotgun sequence genomic DNA:
- the LOC115059675 gene encoding myosin phosphatase Rho-interacting protein isoform X3, which translates to MSAAKENPCRKFQANFFNKSKCQNCFKPRELHLLTDQDLTQAKPIYGGWLCLAPEGTDFDNPMQRSRKWQRRFFVLYEHGCLRFALDESPSTLPQGTVNMNLCTDVIDAEPKTGQKNSLCIITPEQEYFIRGENKEIINGWSEQLVVYPRTNKQNQKKKRKVEPTTSQEPGPAKVAVTGSGIPEAEKVPDSSSIIWQEELNQREAEGAAVWAAGDLPPESPLPSTGDCVSVGHGSDAGSVNGDEMDRGSVALQGTALQPPSDLLSPTGSCSSLGGVPRCLSPAPSDPFPSGSSLLSNGSHISGSVSSLDSDASGSTVTSTDSHPATQRGSHTFSHHDMPRSRRLEAEARKAEKRSRFRSPDRQEREAVLSPERSRSGVIEKLEALELDQEKMEVEESGRGGARQGRSEQRRFHREEQRHDIGKGLDFPSTLPPLRRAKSLDRRTTESVMTPDLLNFKKGWMVKLDEQGQWKKYWFVLTDHSLRYYKDSIAEEASDLDGEIDLSTCYNVTEYQAQRNYGFQIHTQEGLHTLSAMTAGIRRNWIQAVMKNVRPSTAPDVASSTEDHGTFPPLEALARPDVTQDSPSSEASSVERESAPGIIKSRARERRREGRSKTFDWAEFRPIAQALAQQRAQEAESLQADLGEIERSRRREERRKRYESVASLSAENSSVKEGGRTDYESGEEVGHLESLGPPSLEKQQRVEEVIEQHWRQVEKTPIREERRVPLPSTVQSRETAELEQLLENYKQGIEDLKAQLESCHQQLLDSNKHKQELELQLRTALEREQDIRTGYISPLEHPLGLEADVTPQMKKPELATCERGFAAMEESHQKVIDELQRKHQRELENLQEEKERLLAEETAATIAAIEAMKNAHRTELVKELDKARKANSNVENADMEEIHRQHEEELCSFQREIEVLSEQYSQKCLENAHLAQALEAERQALRQCQRENQELNAHNQELNNRLAAEITKMRSMTSEDGVGDTNTTIQGKELYELEVMLRVKESEVQYLKQEINSLKDELQAAQRDKKYATDKYKDIYTELSIVKAKAERDLGRLRDQLQLAHEALGEPSLEEVERGGYDIMKSKSNPDILKMAAAAAKRSERTMRSKSLKEGLTPEQRLHLFENKDTKEF; encoded by the exons ATGTCTGCTGCTAAAGAAAACCCCTGCAGGAAATTCCAGGCTAACTTCTTCAACAAAAGTAAATGTCAGAATTGCTTCAAACCTCGGGAGCTGCATCTGTTGACGGACCAGGACCTGACCCAG GCGAAACCTATTTATGGTGGTTGGCTGTGCTTGGCCCCTGAGGGAACTGACTTTGACAATCCTATGCAGAGATCCCGG AAATGGCAGAGGAGGTTCTTTGTGCTGTACGAACATGGCTGTCTGCGCTTTGCCCTGGATGAATCG CCAAGCACGCTGCCTCAGGGTACTGTTAACATGAACCTCTGCACTGATGTCATTGATGCTGAGCCTAAGACGGGCCAGAAGAACTCCCTGTGCATCATCACACCAGAGCAGGAGTACTTCATCAGAGGCGAGAATAAAGAGATCATCAATGG gTGGAGCGAGCAGCTGGTGGTTTACCCCCGAACAAACAAGCAGAACCAGAAGAAGAAACGCAAGGTGGAGCCAACGACCTCCCAG GAACCAGGCCCAGCTAAGGTAGCAGTGACTGGTTCTGGTATCCCTGAGGCAGAGAAGGTTCCGGACTCAAGCTCTATAATCTGGCAAGAGGAGCTGAACCAGAGGGAGGCTGAGGGGGCTGCAGTCTGGGCGGCGGGTGACCTTCCCCCAGAGTCACCACTGCCCTCCACAG gtgactgtgtgtctgtgggccACGGCTCAGATGCAGGCTCAGTGAATGGTGATGAGATGGACCGGGGTAGTGTTGCGCTGCAGGGCACTGCTCTGCAGCCGCCCAGTGACCTACTCTCACCCACAGGCTCCTGCTCTAGCCTGGGAGGAGTCCCCCGCTGCCTCTCCCCAGCACCCAGTGACCCCTTTCCCTCTGGAAGCTCCCTGCTCTCCAATGGGTCCCACATCAGTGGCTCAGTCAGTTCTTTGGACTCAGATGCTAGCGGCAGCACAGTGACAAGCACcgacagtcacccagccacccAAAGGGGAAGCCACACCTTCAGCCACCATGACATGCCACGATCCAGACGACTAGAGGCAGAAGCCAGGAAAGCTGAGAAGAGGAGCAGGTTCAGGAGCCCTGACAGGCAGGAGAGGGAGGCTGTCCTCAGCCCTGAGAGGAG TCGCTCTGGTGTTATTGAGAAGTTGGAGGCCTTGGAGCTGGACCAGGAAAAAATGGAGGTGGAGGAGTCAGGAAGGGGAGGAGCCAGACAGGGCCGAAGTGAGCAGCGACGATTCCACAGAGAG GAGCAGAGGCATGACATTGGTAAGGGCCTGGATTTCCCATCCACTCTGCCCCCACTGAGGAGAGCTAAGTCCCTGGACCGAAGGACCACAGAGTCAGTCATGACA ccGGACTTATTGAACTTCAAGAAAGGGTGGATGGTGAAGCTGGATGAGCAAGGCCAG tgGAAGAAATACTGGTTTGTGTTGACAGATCATAGCCTGCGGTACTACAAGGACTCTATTGCAGAGGAG GCCTCAGATCTGGACGGTGAAATCGATCTGTCTACCTGCTACAATGTGACGGAGTACCAGGCGCAACGCAATTATGGCTTCCAAATACAT ACCCAGGAGGGATTGCATACTTTGTCCGCCATGACGGCAGGTATACGCAGGAACTGGATCCAGGCTGTCATGAAGAACGTCAGACCCTCCACGGCCCCTGATGTGGCGAG CTCCACTGAGGATCATGGCACCTTCCCTCCTTTGGAAGCTCTGGCAAGGCCAGATGTCACCCAGGATTCTCCCTCATCTGAGGCCTCCTCTGTAGAGAGAGAATCTGCTCCGGGCATCATCAAGAGCCGGGCCCGTGAACGTAGAAGGGAAGGTCGCTCTAAGACCTTCGACTGGGCAGAGTTCAGGCCCATTGCCCAGGCTCTGGCTCAGCAGAGAGCACAGGAGGCTGAAAGCCTCCAGGCAGACTTGGGGGAGATTGAACGGAGCCgaagaagggaggagaggcGGAAGAGGTATGAGTCTGTGGCCAGTTTGTCAGCAGAGAACTCATCAGtaaaagaaggagggaggacgGACTATGAGAGTGGAGAGGAGGTCGGACATTTAGAATCATTAGGTCCTCCATCTCTGGAGAAGCAACAGAGGGTTGAAGAGGTGATTGAACAACACTGGCGACAGGTGGAGAAGACACCTATACGGGAGGAGAGAAGGGTGCCCCTTCCTTCCACAGTGCAGTCCAGAGAGACAGCAGAACTGGAGCAACTGCTGGAGAACTACAAGCAAGGG ATTGAGGACCTGAAGGCTCAGTTGGAGAGCTGTCATCAGCAGCTCCTCGACTCCAACAAGCACAAGCAggagctggagctccagctgagAACAGCCCTGGAGAGAGAGCAGGATATACGGACAGGCTACATCTCTCCG CTGGAGCACCCTTTGGGTCTGGAGGCTGATGTGACGCCCCAGATGAAGAAGCCTGAACTG GCCACCTGTGAGAGGGGCTTCGCCGCCATGGAGGAGTCGCATCAGAAGGTGATAGatgagctgcagaggaaacaccagagagagctggagaacttgcaggaggagaaggagaggctGCTGGCCGAGGAAACGGCAGCCACCATTGCTG CTATAGAAGCCATGAAAAATGCCCACCGGACGGAGCTGGTGAAGGAGCTGGACAAGGCTCGCAAAGCCAACAGCAACGTTGAGAACGCTGATATGGAGGAGATTCACAGACAGCACGA GGAGGAGTTGTGTTCATTCCAGCGGGAAATCGAGGTATTGTCAGAGCAGTACTCCCAGAAGTGCCTGGAAAACGCCCACCTGGCCCAAGCGCTGGAGGCCGAGAGGCAGGCCCTCAGGCAGTGTCAGAGAGAGAACCAGGAACTTAATGCGCACAACCAG GAGCTGAACAACCGTCTGGCAGCAGAGATCACAAAGATGCGTTCAATGACGTCTGAGGATGGAGTAGGAGACACCAACACCACGATACAGGGGAAGGAGCTCTATGAGTTAGAG GTGATGCTGAGGGTGAAGGAGTCTGAGGTCCAGTATCTGAAGCAGGAAATCAACTCCCTGAAGGACGAACTACAAGCCGCCCAAAGA gacaaGAAATATGCAACAGATAAGTACAAGGACATCTACACAGAGCTGAGCATTGTCAAGGCCAAAGCAGAGCGGGACCTGGGCCGGCTCAGAGACCAGCTGCAGCTGGCGCATGAGGCACTGGGGGAGCCGTCGCTGGAGGAAGTGGAGCGAGGGGGATACG ATATCATGAAGTCCAAAAGTAACCCAGACATCCTAAAgatggcagcagctgcagccaaacGCTCGGAACGCACCATGAGGTCAAAG AGCCTGAAGGAGGGGCTGACACCTGAGCAGAGACTCCACTTGTTTGAGAATAAAGACACTAAGGAGTTCTGA
- the LOC115059675 gene encoding myosin phosphatase Rho-interacting protein isoform X1 has protein sequence MSAAKENPCRKFQANFFNKSKCQNCFKPRELHLLTDQDLTQAKPIYGGWLCLAPEGTDFDNPMQRSRKWQRRFFVLYEHGCLRFALDESPSTLPQGTVNMNLCTDVIDAEPKTGQKNSLCIITPEQEYFIRGENKEIINGWSEQLVVYPRTNKQNQKKKRKVEPTTSQEPGPAKVAVTGSGIPEAEKVPDSSSIIWQEELNQREAEGAAVWAAGDLPPESPLPSTGDCVSVGHGSDAGSVNGDEMDRGSVALQGTALQPPSDLLSPTGSCSSLGGVPRCLSPAPSDPFPSGSSLLSNGSHISGSVSSLDSDASGSTVTSTDSHPATQRGSHTFSHHDMPRSRRLEAEARKAEKRSRFRSPDRQEREAVLSPERSRSGVIEKLEALELDQEKMEVEESGRGGARQGRSEQRRFHREEQRHDIGKGLDFPSTLPPLRRAKSLDRRTTESVMTPDLLNFKKGWMVKLDEQGQWKKYWFVLTDHSLRYYKDSIAEEASDLDGEIDLSTCYNVTEYQAQRNYGFQIHTQEGLHTLSAMTAGIRRNWIQAVMKNVRPSTAPDVASSTEDHGTFPPLEALARPDVTQDSPSSEASSVERESAPGIIKSRARERRREGRSKTFDWAEFRPIAQALAQQRAQEAESLQADLGEIERSRRREERRKRYESVASLSAENSSVKEGGRTDYESGEEVGHLESLGPPSLEKQQRVEEVIEQHWRQVEKTPIREERRVPLPSTVQSRETAELEQLLENYKQGIEDLKAQLESCHQQLLDSNKHKQELELQLRTALEREQDIRTGYISPLEHPLGLEADVTPQMKKPELVSSQAQSLTKKYQETKELLKVQELKKRNMQAQLGLSLSHLPTKEPYFSEPPKLSVLEDPPPEPVQKTANVLLQDSSEAIEELEDLISGKSLTLMELGKVLKSHSCYQETSEKYQLQRLLETWKYQQEIENETIKKSLARAGESIRKYESRLLTMEDLVGKVQKKSFESVKSPYGSIPNIENLSETNDMTIGMLSQRVELLTNENGALKQRCQEIVNQLTEADREIDRLKAELIGQQGGKQHHMVMEELKRLKAELAENQANAIDREYYERELNEKSLRLHEALVTLEELGNTLKDTEKKLHLKEATLKGLGFQTDYEDEEMHPEKERLEASQSNLFEMEANLHLAEQRCAELETKNSELITLSQESEKVCREKLAEAENEIRMLREKLARAEMTESDCIKTGKKQVDNKGVMKQVIETVEMKTEAISQVIEMLAKVDVNVERILSDLKSTLFGSLEEEPICVSLEDLRFVVEGEFWSQLLSTPEINPEETSHISGRDVAEQMMSQTRLMSLTRKFIPQEKVEGELVTEGDLASIYSWFNNETNALIIKELSETLEAKSNVLTHAASRLRLDEDDVLKSLAVASFDFGRKKQASDYLLEALKEALTHYMIIRLKVQRDEVLKQKQMEVEIGSSDCPNCPKLREVASNLQSKVEHLQSQLSEASLKTMREPQTWIQAEGEPIVSVDKTTELHDMLSRHRKELRDVKDCYEQEAERLRQEITSTSETLRLRSEENIKEIDSLTNSMENLKKKHEMERTNLMERFEQEMEELRSMMSPVNPDRTLTDNDEPSHNPSAQTSTLKERIQELVTQVSVMTEEMRRREEQGDITTQRLKYEKDLENLKATCERGFAAMEESHQKVIDELQRKHQRELENLQEEKERLLAEETAATIAAIEAMKNAHRTELVKELDKARKANSNVENADMEEIHRQHEEELCSFQREIEVLSEQYSQKCLENAHLAQALEAERQALRQCQRENQELNAHNQELNNRLAAEITKMRSMTSEDGVGDTNTTIQGKELYELEVMLRVKESEVQYLKQEINSLKDELQAAQRDKKYATDKYKDIYTELSIVKAKAERDLGRLRDQLQLAHEALGEPSLEEVERGGYDIMKSKSNPDILKMAAAAAKRSERTMRSKSLKEGLTPEQRLHLFENKDTKEF, from the exons ATGTCTGCTGCTAAAGAAAACCCCTGCAGGAAATTCCAGGCTAACTTCTTCAACAAAAGTAAATGTCAGAATTGCTTCAAACCTCGGGAGCTGCATCTGTTGACGGACCAGGACCTGACCCAG GCGAAACCTATTTATGGTGGTTGGCTGTGCTTGGCCCCTGAGGGAACTGACTTTGACAATCCTATGCAGAGATCCCGG AAATGGCAGAGGAGGTTCTTTGTGCTGTACGAACATGGCTGTCTGCGCTTTGCCCTGGATGAATCG CCAAGCACGCTGCCTCAGGGTACTGTTAACATGAACCTCTGCACTGATGTCATTGATGCTGAGCCTAAGACGGGCCAGAAGAACTCCCTGTGCATCATCACACCAGAGCAGGAGTACTTCATCAGAGGCGAGAATAAAGAGATCATCAATGG gTGGAGCGAGCAGCTGGTGGTTTACCCCCGAACAAACAAGCAGAACCAGAAGAAGAAACGCAAGGTGGAGCCAACGACCTCCCAG GAACCAGGCCCAGCTAAGGTAGCAGTGACTGGTTCTGGTATCCCTGAGGCAGAGAAGGTTCCGGACTCAAGCTCTATAATCTGGCAAGAGGAGCTGAACCAGAGGGAGGCTGAGGGGGCTGCAGTCTGGGCGGCGGGTGACCTTCCCCCAGAGTCACCACTGCCCTCCACAG gtgactgtgtgtctgtgggccACGGCTCAGATGCAGGCTCAGTGAATGGTGATGAGATGGACCGGGGTAGTGTTGCGCTGCAGGGCACTGCTCTGCAGCCGCCCAGTGACCTACTCTCACCCACAGGCTCCTGCTCTAGCCTGGGAGGAGTCCCCCGCTGCCTCTCCCCAGCACCCAGTGACCCCTTTCCCTCTGGAAGCTCCCTGCTCTCCAATGGGTCCCACATCAGTGGCTCAGTCAGTTCTTTGGACTCAGATGCTAGCGGCAGCACAGTGACAAGCACcgacagtcacccagccacccAAAGGGGAAGCCACACCTTCAGCCACCATGACATGCCACGATCCAGACGACTAGAGGCAGAAGCCAGGAAAGCTGAGAAGAGGAGCAGGTTCAGGAGCCCTGACAGGCAGGAGAGGGAGGCTGTCCTCAGCCCTGAGAGGAG TCGCTCTGGTGTTATTGAGAAGTTGGAGGCCTTGGAGCTGGACCAGGAAAAAATGGAGGTGGAGGAGTCAGGAAGGGGAGGAGCCAGACAGGGCCGAAGTGAGCAGCGACGATTCCACAGAGAG GAGCAGAGGCATGACATTGGTAAGGGCCTGGATTTCCCATCCACTCTGCCCCCACTGAGGAGAGCTAAGTCCCTGGACCGAAGGACCACAGAGTCAGTCATGACA ccGGACTTATTGAACTTCAAGAAAGGGTGGATGGTGAAGCTGGATGAGCAAGGCCAG tgGAAGAAATACTGGTTTGTGTTGACAGATCATAGCCTGCGGTACTACAAGGACTCTATTGCAGAGGAG GCCTCAGATCTGGACGGTGAAATCGATCTGTCTACCTGCTACAATGTGACGGAGTACCAGGCGCAACGCAATTATGGCTTCCAAATACAT ACCCAGGAGGGATTGCATACTTTGTCCGCCATGACGGCAGGTATACGCAGGAACTGGATCCAGGCTGTCATGAAGAACGTCAGACCCTCCACGGCCCCTGATGTGGCGAG CTCCACTGAGGATCATGGCACCTTCCCTCCTTTGGAAGCTCTGGCAAGGCCAGATGTCACCCAGGATTCTCCCTCATCTGAGGCCTCCTCTGTAGAGAGAGAATCTGCTCCGGGCATCATCAAGAGCCGGGCCCGTGAACGTAGAAGGGAAGGTCGCTCTAAGACCTTCGACTGGGCAGAGTTCAGGCCCATTGCCCAGGCTCTGGCTCAGCAGAGAGCACAGGAGGCTGAAAGCCTCCAGGCAGACTTGGGGGAGATTGAACGGAGCCgaagaagggaggagaggcGGAAGAGGTATGAGTCTGTGGCCAGTTTGTCAGCAGAGAACTCATCAGtaaaagaaggagggaggacgGACTATGAGAGTGGAGAGGAGGTCGGACATTTAGAATCATTAGGTCCTCCATCTCTGGAGAAGCAACAGAGGGTTGAAGAGGTGATTGAACAACACTGGCGACAGGTGGAGAAGACACCTATACGGGAGGAGAGAAGGGTGCCCCTTCCTTCCACAGTGCAGTCCAGAGAGACAGCAGAACTGGAGCAACTGCTGGAGAACTACAAGCAAGGG ATTGAGGACCTGAAGGCTCAGTTGGAGAGCTGTCATCAGCAGCTCCTCGACTCCAACAAGCACAAGCAggagctggagctccagctgagAACAGCCCTGGAGAGAGAGCAGGATATACGGACAGGCTACATCTCTCCG CTGGAGCACCCTTTGGGTCTGGAGGCTGATGTGACGCCCCAGATGAAGAAGCCTGAACTGGTTAGTTCTCAAGCACAGAGTTTAACAAAGAAGTACCAGGAGACAAAAGAGCTCCTGAAAGTGCAAGAGCTGAAAAAGCGTAATATGCAGGCACAGCTTGGCCTCTCGCTTTCTCACCTCCCCACCAAGGAACCTTATTTCTCTGAACCCCCAAAACTGTCTGTTCTGGAAGATCCTCCTCCTGAACCTGTCCAAAAAACAGCCAATGTCTTGCTCCAGGACAGCTCAGAGGCAATTGAAGAACTAGAAGACTTGATAAGTGGTAAATCTCTCACTCTAATGGAGCTAGGCAAAGTATTGAAATCCCATAGCTGTTATCAAGAGACATCAGAGAAGTACCAACTTCAGAGGCTGTTGGAGACTTGGAAGTATCAGCAGGAGATAGAAAATGAAACGATAAAGAAGAGTTTAGCCAGGGCAGGAGAAAGCATCCGCAAATATGAATCCCGTCTTCTAACCATGGAGGATTTGGTGGGCAAGGTTCAGAAGAAAAGCTTTGAAAGCGTGAAAAGCCCCTATGGCTCCATCCCAAACATTGAAAACCTTTCAGAGACAAATGACATGACAATTGGAATGCTCTCTCAGAGGGTTGAActtttaacaaatgaaaatgggGCTTTGAAACAAAGATGTCAGGAGATAGTGAACCAGCTGACCGAGGCTGATAGGGAAATCGACAGACTGAAAGCCGAGCTAATCGGCCAGCAGGGTGGCAAACAGCATCACATGGTCATGGAGGAGCTGAAAAGACTGAAGGCTGAACTGGCTGAAAACCAAGCTAATGCTATAGACAGGGAATATTATGAGAGGGAGTTGAATGAAAAATCCTTGAGGCTCCATGAAGCTCTGGTTACGTTGGAGGAGCTTGGCAACACCCTTAAAGACACTgagaaaaagctgcatttgaaaGAGGCCACACTGAAAGGTCTGGGCTTCCAGACAGATTATGAAGATGAGGAGATGCACCCAGAAAAAGAGCGACTGGAAGCTTCGCAATCAAATCTATTTGAGATGGAGGCAAACCTGCATTTGGCAGAGCAGCGCTGTGCCGAACTGGAGACTAAGAACAGTGAACTAATCACACTAAGCCAGGAATCTGAGAAAGTTTGTAGAGAGAAACTAGCAGAGGCAGAGAACGAAATAAGAATGCTGAGAGAGAAGTTAGCTAGagctgaaatgacagaaagtgattgtattaaaacaggaaaaaagcaGGTTGATAATAAAGGAGTTATGAAGCAAGTAATAGAAACGGTTGAGATGAAGACAGAGGCGATTAGTCAGGTCATAGAGATGTTAGCAAAGGTAGATGTTAATGTAGAGAGAATTCTCAGTGACTTAAAAAGCACTTTATTTGGTTCTTTGGAAGAAGAGCCAATCTGTGTGAGTCTAGAAGACTTAAGATTTGTAGTTGAGGGAGAGTTTTGGAGCCAGCTGTTGAGCACCCCAGAAATCAACCCAGAGGAAACCAGTCACATTAGTGGGAGAGATGTGGCAGAACAGATGATGTCACAGACACGCTTGATGAGCTTAACTAGGAAGTTTATTCCACAAGAAAAAGTTGAGGGTGAGCTAGTGACTGAGGGCGATCTTGCTTCTATTTACAGCTGGTttaacaatgaaacaaatgcTCTTATTATCAAAGAATTATCAGAAACCCTGGAGGCAAAGTCAAATGTTTTGACGCACGCTGCATCCAGGCTAAGActggatgaagatgatgtgcTGAAGTCTTTGGCTGTAGCGAGCTTTGATTTTGGCAGAAAGAAACAGGCCTCAGACTATCTTCTTGAAGCTCTGAAAGAAGCGCTCACTCATTATATGATCATTAGGTTGAAGGTCCAGCGTGACGAAGTGCTAAAGCAAAAGCAGATGGAAGTTGAGATTGGTAGCTCAGATTGTCCAAATTGTCCTAAATTAAGAGAAGTTGCCAGTAATCTCCAATCTAAAGTAGAACACCTTCAGAGTCAACTGTCTGAGGCTTCTTTGAAAACAATGCGAGAACCGCAAACTTGGATCCAAGCTGAAGGGGAGCCCATTGTCTCAGTGGATAAAACCACTGAGCTTCATGACATGTTATCAAGGCATAGGAAGGAGCTCAGAGATGTCAAAGATTGCTATGAGCAGGAGGCCGAAAGGTTGAGGCAGGAAATAACAAGCACCAGTGAAACATTGCGTCTGCGTTCAGAAGAAAACATCAAAGAGATTGACTCATTGACCAACTCGATGGAGAACCTCAAGAAAAAGCACGAGATGGAAAGGACAAATCTCATGGAGAGGTTTGAACAGGAAATGGAAGAGCTGAGAAGCATGATGAGTCCAGTCAACCCTGACAGGACTTTGACAGATAATGATGAACCATCACATAACCCTTCAGCCCAAACTTCAACCCTGAAGGAACGTATTCAAGAGCTGGTGACCCAGGTCTCAGTCATGACCGAAGAGATGAGGCGGCGCGAAGAGCAGGGCGACATTACGACTCAGCGGCTGAAATACGAGAAAGACCTGGAAAACCTGAAG GCCACCTGTGAGAGGGGCTTCGCCGCCATGGAGGAGTCGCATCAGAAGGTGATAGatgagctgcagaggaaacaccagagagagctggagaacttgcaggaggagaaggagaggctGCTGGCCGAGGAAACGGCAGCCACCATTGCTG CTATAGAAGCCATGAAAAATGCCCACCGGACGGAGCTGGTGAAGGAGCTGGACAAGGCTCGCAAAGCCAACAGCAACGTTGAGAACGCTGATATGGAGGAGATTCACAGACAGCACGA GGAGGAGTTGTGTTCATTCCAGCGGGAAATCGAGGTATTGTCAGAGCAGTACTCCCAGAAGTGCCTGGAAAACGCCCACCTGGCCCAAGCGCTGGAGGCCGAGAGGCAGGCCCTCAGGCAGTGTCAGAGAGAGAACCAGGAACTTAATGCGCACAACCAG GAGCTGAACAACCGTCTGGCAGCAGAGATCACAAAGATGCGTTCAATGACGTCTGAGGATGGAGTAGGAGACACCAACACCACGATACAGGGGAAGGAGCTCTATGAGTTAGAG GTGATGCTGAGGGTGAAGGAGTCTGAGGTCCAGTATCTGAAGCAGGAAATCAACTCCCTGAAGGACGAACTACAAGCCGCCCAAAGA gacaaGAAATATGCAACAGATAAGTACAAGGACATCTACACAGAGCTGAGCATTGTCAAGGCCAAAGCAGAGCGGGACCTGGGCCGGCTCAGAGACCAGCTGCAGCTGGCGCATGAGGCACTGGGGGAGCCGTCGCTGGAGGAAGTGGAGCGAGGGGGATACG ATATCATGAAGTCCAAAAGTAACCCAGACATCCTAAAgatggcagcagctgcagccaaacGCTCGGAACGCACCATGAGGTCAAAG AGCCTGAAGGAGGGGCTGACACCTGAGCAGAGACTCCACTTGTTTGAGAATAAAGACACTAAGGAGTTCTGA